The proteins below come from a single Cylindrospermopsis raciborskii Cr2010 genomic window:
- the fusA gene encoding elongation factor G, which yields MARTNPLEKVRNIGIAAHIDAGKTTTTERILFYSGIIHKIGEVHEGTAVTDWMEQERERGITITAAAISTSWKDHQINIIDTPGHVDFTIEVERSMRVLDGVIAVFCSVGGVQPQSETVWRQADRYKVPRIAFINKMDRTGANFYKVHEQMCDRLRANAIAIQLPIGSESEFQGIVDLVRMRAYIYTNDQGTDIQETEIPAELAEQAAEYRVKLIEAVAETEDALMEKYFAGEDLTEAEIRSALRKGTVAGTIVPVLCGSAFKNKGVQLMLDAVVDYLPAPIDVPAIQGTLPNGDTVERRAEDSQPLSALAFKIMADPYGRLTFVRVYSGVLKKGSYVLNATKGKKERISRLVVLKADERQDVEELRAGDLGAAVGLKDTLTGDTLCDEGSPVILESLFIPEPVISVAVEPKTKNDMDKLSKALQALSEEDPTFRVSVDPETNQTVIAGMGELHLEILVDRMLREFKVEANVGAPQVAYRETIRKAVNRIEGKFIRQSGGKGQYGHVVIDLEPGEPGTGFEFVSKIVGGVVPKEYIGPSEQGMKECCESGVLAGYPLIDVKATLIDGSYHDVDSSEMAFKIAGSMAMKEAVAKASPVLLEPMMKVEVEVPENFLGDVMGDLNSRRGQIEGMGSEQGLAKVTAKVPLAEMFGYATDIRSKTQGRGIFSMEFSHYDEVPRNVAEAIIAKSKGNA from the coding sequence GTGGCACGCACAAACCCGCTAGAGAAGGTACGCAATATCGGTATTGCGGCGCACATAGATGCGGGCAAAACTACAACGACAGAGAGAATACTATTTTACTCTGGGATAATTCATAAAATTGGCGAAGTTCACGAAGGAACAGCCGTAACCGACTGGATGGAGCAGGAAAGGGAAAGGGGAATTACCATCACCGCTGCTGCTATTAGTACCAGTTGGAAAGATCATCAAATTAACATTATTGACACTCCTGGTCACGTAGACTTCACCATAGAAGTGGAACGTTCCATGCGGGTGTTGGATGGGGTGATAGCCGTATTTTGTTCTGTGGGTGGAGTTCAACCCCAGTCCGAAACCGTATGGCGGCAAGCAGATCGCTATAAAGTGCCTCGTATAGCTTTCATTAACAAGATGGATCGCACAGGAGCGAATTTCTACAAAGTGCATGAGCAAATGTGCGATCGCCTGCGTGCTAATGCCATAGCCATCCAACTTCCCATAGGTAGCGAGAGCGAGTTCCAAGGTATTGTAGATTTGGTGCGGATGCGTGCATATATTTACACTAATGACCAAGGGACAGATATTCAGGAAACAGAAATTCCGGCTGAATTAGCAGAGCAAGCGGCAGAGTATCGAGTAAAGCTGATTGAAGCAGTAGCGGAAACAGAAGATGCTCTGATGGAGAAGTATTTTGCGGGTGAAGATCTCACCGAAGCGGAAATTCGTAGTGCCCTGAGAAAGGGAACAGTTGCTGGAACAATTGTACCAGTTCTTTGTGGTTCAGCCTTCAAAAACAAAGGCGTACAGTTGATGTTGGATGCAGTGGTAGATTACCTACCAGCTCCAATAGATGTACCAGCGATTCAAGGTACACTACCCAACGGGGATACAGTAGAGCGGAGAGCTGAGGATAGCCAACCTCTATCAGCTTTAGCCTTCAAAATTATGGCAGATCCCTATGGAAGACTTACCTTTGTTCGGGTTTACTCTGGCGTGCTGAAGAAAGGTAGTTACGTACTTAATGCTACCAAGGGTAAGAAAGAACGTATTTCTAGACTGGTGGTGCTAAAAGCGGATGAGCGTCAGGACGTAGAAGAACTGCGTGCTGGTGACCTAGGAGCAGCAGTAGGGTTAAAAGACACCTTGACAGGTGACACCCTATGTGATGAAGGATCCCCAGTAATTCTGGAGTCCCTATTTATTCCTGAGCCAGTGATTTCTGTTGCGGTAGAGCCTAAGACCAAAAATGACATGGATAAGCTTTCCAAAGCTTTACAGGCTCTTTCAGAAGAGGATCCCACCTTCCGGGTTAGTGTAGACCCAGAAACCAATCAGACGGTAATTGCTGGTATGGGGGAACTGCACCTAGAAATTCTGGTAGACCGGATGTTACGGGAATTTAAGGTAGAGGCCAACGTGGGTGCACCCCAGGTAGCCTACCGAGAAACCATCCGCAAAGCCGTCAACAGAATCGAGGGCAAATTTATTCGTCAAAGTGGCGGTAAAGGTCAATATGGTCACGTAGTCATTGACCTGGAACCGGGTGAACCTGGGACTGGTTTTGAATTCGTCTCCAAAATAGTTGGTGGTGTGGTTCCCAAAGAATACATTGGACCATCGGAGCAGGGTATGAAAGAATGCTGCGAATCTGGTGTATTAGCTGGATATCCACTCATTGATGTGAAGGCTACCCTAATAGATGGTTCCTACCATGATGTAGACTCTTCAGAAATGGCCTTCAAAATTGCTGGGTCCATGGCTATGAAAGAAGCTGTGGCAAAAGCCTCACCTGTGCTGTTAGAACCCATGATGAAAGTTGAGGTAGAAGTACCTGAGAACTTCCTGGGTGATGTAATGGGGGATTTAAACTCCCGTCGCGGACAAATTGAGGGCATGGGTTCGGAGCAGGGACTGGCTAAGGTAACTGCTAAAGTACCCTTAGCGGAAATGTTTGGCTATGCTACGGATATCCGGTCTAAAACTCAAGGACGGGGTATTTTTTCCATGGAATTTAGCCATTACGATGAAGTACCTCGCAATGTGGCTGAGGCAATTATCGCAAAAAGCAAAGGGAACGCATAA
- the tuf gene encoding elongation factor Tu — translation MARAKFERNKPHVNIGTVGHVDHGKTTLTAAITMTLAALGQAVAKGYDQIDNAPEEKARGITINTAHVEYETEKRHYAHVDCPGHADYVKNMITGAAQMDGGILVVAATDGPMPQTREHILLAKQVGVPSLVVFLNKEDMMDDPELLELVELELRELLTSYEFDGDNIPIIKGSGLQALQAMTANPKTQRGENPWVDKIYELMDAVDSYIPTPERDIDKPFLMAVEDVFSITGRGTVATGRIERGKVKVGDNVELVGIRDTRATTVTGIEMFKKSLDEGMAGDNAGVLLRGIQKADIERGMVIAKPQSITPHTQFEGAVYVLTEKEGGRKTPFFAGYRPQFYVRTTDVTGTIKAFTSDEGTDVEMVMPGDRIKVTVELINPVAIEEGMRFAIREGGRTIGAGVVSKIVK, via the coding sequence ATGGCACGCGCAAAATTTGAAAGGAACAAACCTCACGTTAATATTGGTACTGTTGGCCACGTTGACCACGGTAAAACAACTTTAACAGCAGCTATTACCATGACCTTGGCTGCTTTGGGTCAAGCAGTGGCTAAAGGCTATGACCAAATTGATAATGCGCCCGAAGAAAAAGCTCGGGGTATTACCATCAATACTGCCCACGTTGAGTATGAAACAGAAAAACGTCACTACGCCCACGTAGATTGTCCGGGACACGCTGACTATGTGAAGAATATGATCACTGGTGCTGCACAAATGGATGGGGGTATTTTAGTAGTAGCTGCTACTGATGGACCCATGCCTCAAACCCGTGAACACATTCTTCTTGCAAAACAGGTGGGTGTTCCTAGCTTGGTTGTCTTCTTAAACAAAGAAGATATGATGGATGACCCCGAATTGTTGGAACTGGTAGAACTGGAACTGCGGGAATTATTGACCAGTTATGAATTTGATGGCGATAATATCCCCATTATCAAGGGTTCTGGTTTGCAAGCTCTGCAAGCAATGACTGCTAATCCTAAGACTCAACGAGGCGAAAATCCTTGGGTAGATAAAATCTACGAACTGATGGATGCTGTAGATTCCTATATCCCCACCCCTGAGCGCGATATAGACAAACCCTTCTTGATGGCAGTAGAGGATGTGTTCTCTATTACTGGTCGTGGTACGGTCGCTACTGGTCGGATTGAACGTGGTAAGGTGAAGGTTGGTGATAACGTTGAATTAGTAGGTATTAGAGATACTCGCGCTACCACGGTGACCGGGATTGAAATGTTCAAGAAGAGTCTTGACGAAGGTATGGCTGGTGACAATGCGGGTGTGCTACTACGCGGTATTCAAAAAGCCGACATTGAACGGGGTATGGTAATTGCTAAACCCCAATCTATTACCCCCCACACCCAATTTGAAGGTGCGGTTTATGTTCTTACCGAAAAGGAAGGTGGTCGGAAAACCCCCTTCTTCGCTGGTTATCGTCCCCAGTTTTATGTACGTACAACCGACGTAACGGGTACTATTAAAGCCTTTACTTCTGATGAGGGCACTGATGTAGAAATGGTAATGCCTGGAGACCGGATTAAAGTGACTGTGGAACTGATTAACCCTGTGGCCATTGAAGAGGGTATGCGTTTTGCTATTCGTGAGGGTGGTCGGACTATCGGTGCGGGTGTGGTGTCAAAAATTGTAAAATAG
- the rpsJ gene encoding 30S ribosomal protein S10 produces MATLQQQKIRIRLQAFDRRLLDTSCEKIVDTANRTNATAIGPIPLPTKRKIYCVLRSPHVDKDSREHFETRTHRRIIDIHQPSSKTIDALMKLDLPSGVDIEVKL; encoded by the coding sequence ATGGCAACTTTACAGCAGCAAAAGATCAGAATCCGCTTACAAGCTTTTGACCGACGTTTATTAGATACATCTTGCGAGAAGATTGTAGATACGGCCAACCGGACTAACGCTACAGCTATTGGACCTATTCCTTTACCCACAAAACGCAAAATATATTGCGTGCTGCGTTCTCCTCACGTAGACAAGGATTCCCGTGAACACTTTGAAACCCGTACCCATCGTCGCATTATTGATATTCATCAACCATCTTCTAAAACTATTGATGCCCTGATGAAGTTGGATTTACCATCCGGTGTGGATATTGAAGTTAAACTATAG
- a CDS encoding IS1 family transposase — protein sequence MHCPNCGSSKIRKNGKRRGKQNHICVDCGRQFIDVYSPPKGYSEEVKQSCLRSYVNGMGFRAIERDKGVHHTTIIYWLKQIGSILPDAPPVEETPLVGELDELETFVGSKKNKIWLWTAVNHFRKNILAWVVGDHSSQAFQPLWDIVKLWQCFFYVTDGWRVYPSFIQPEDHIVSKTYMTRVEGENTRLRHYLARLHRKTLCYSKSVDMLRYSIKLLLHYLKYEVIPAFS from the coding sequence GTGCATTGTCCAAACTGCGGGTCTTCCAAAATCAGAAAGAATGGCAAACGTCGAGGTAAACAAAATCACATTTGTGTTGATTGTGGTCGTCAATTTATCGATGTCTATAGTCCACCTAAAGGCTATTCAGAAGAAGTTAAACAAAGTTGCCTGCGCTCTTATGTTAACGGTATGGGATTTAGAGCAATTGAACGCGATAAAGGCGTTCATCATACAACTATTATTTACTGGCTAAAACAAATTGGTTCCATACTTCCAGATGCTCCACCAGTTGAGGAAACACCCTTGGTAGGTGAGCTTGATGAGTTGGAGACCTTTGTGGGATCAAAAAAAAACAAAATATGGTTGTGGACAGCAGTAAATCACTTCCGTAAAAATATCCTGGCTTGGGTTGTGGGAGACCACAGCTCACAAGCATTTCAACCTTTGTGGGACATCGTTAAACTCTGGCAATGCTTTTTTTATGTTACTGATGGGTGGAGGGTTTATCCGAGTTTTATTCAGCCAGAGGATCATATTGTGAGCAAAACATATATGACTAGGGTAGAGGGTGAAAATACACGTTTACGTCACTACTTAGCGCGACTACATAGAAAAACGCTATGCTATTCAAAATCTGTAGATATGCTTAGGTATTCAATTAAATTATTACTTCACTATTTAAAGTATGAAGTAATACCCGCGTTTAGTTGA
- a CDS encoding LON peptidase substrate-binding domain-containing protein, producing MTSSPKIAVRELPLFPLPEVVLFPTRPLPLHVFEFRYRIMMNTILESDRRFGVLMVNPINGAIANVGCCAEIIHYQRLEDGRMEILTLGQQRFRVLEYVREKPYRVGLVEWMEENPPALDLRPLAREVEQLLRDVVRLSSKLTDRDIELPEDLPDLPRELSYWIASNLYGVADEQQALLELQDTQARLNRESEILTSTRNHLAARSVLKDTFDDIK from the coding sequence ATGACATCTTCTCCCAAAATTGCCGTCCGCGAACTACCCCTTTTCCCCCTACCAGAAGTGGTGCTTTTCCCCACTAGACCTTTACCCCTGCATGTGTTCGAGTTCCGCTACCGAATTATGATGAATACTATTTTAGAGAGCGATCGCCGGTTTGGGGTGTTAATGGTAAATCCAATTAATGGTGCTATAGCCAATGTTGGGTGTTGTGCAGAAATAATTCATTATCAGCGATTGGAAGATGGCAGAATGGAAATCTTAACTTTAGGACAACAAAGATTTCGAGTGCTTGAATATGTGAGAGAAAAACCCTATCGTGTAGGTTTAGTGGAATGGATGGAAGAAAATCCACCAGCTTTAGATTTAAGACCTCTAGCTAGGGAAGTAGAGCAGCTGTTGCGGGATGTAGTTCGTCTCTCTTCCAAATTGACGGACAGAGATATTGAATTGCCAGAAGATTTGCCAGATTTACCACGGGAGCTATCTTATTGGATAGCCAGTAACCTGTACGGTGTAGCCGATGAACAACAGGCACTGTTGGAATTACAGGATACCCAAGCCCGATTAAACAGGGAGTCGGAAATCTTGACATCTACTCGTAATCATCTAGCCGCACGTTCAGTCTTAAAAGATACCTTTGATGATATAAAGTAG
- the remA gene encoding extracellular matrix/biofilm regulator RemA yields MDIQLINIGFGNIVSANRVIAIVSPESAPIKRIIGDAKDRGQLVDATYGRRTRAVIITDSSHVILSAIQPETVANRFVLSRDHHTADN; encoded by the coding sequence ATGGACATTCAGTTAATCAACATTGGTTTTGGCAACATAGTTTCTGCTAATCGGGTAATTGCCATTGTTAGTCCCGAATCAGCACCTATTAAGCGAATTATTGGCGATGCCAAAGATAGAGGACAATTAGTTGACGCCACCTATGGTCGTCGCACTAGGGCGGTAATTATCACTGATTCTAGCCATGTTATTCTCTCAGCAATTCAGCCAGAAACAGTGGCCAATCGTTTTGTTCTTTCCCGTGACCATCACACAGCTGACAATTGA
- the gmk gene encoding guanylate kinase has protein sequence MQFLPLISSATTRPGKLIVLTGPSGVGKGTLIQKLLAQHPQLYYSVSATTRSPRLGEIDGKSYYFITPNSFQELVAQGEFLEWAEFAGNYYGTPRAAVLQQIQLGRSVILEIELAGARQIKASYPDALSIFILPPSFLELENRIRARGQDSDEAITRRLNRAKEEIKAASEFDIQIVNDDFATTLNELETILKTISSFSQL, from the coding sequence ATGCAATTTTTACCTCTTATTTCCAGTGCTACTACCCGCCCCGGTAAGCTAATTGTTTTAACAGGTCCTAGTGGAGTTGGTAAGGGAACTTTAATACAAAAACTTTTGGCACAACATCCCCAATTGTATTATTCAGTTTCTGCTACTACTCGCTCTCCTCGTCTGGGAGAAATTGATGGCAAAAGTTATTACTTTATCACCCCCAACAGCTTTCAAGAGTTAGTTGCTCAGGGGGAATTTTTGGAGTGGGCGGAATTTGCTGGTAATTATTATGGAACTCCTCGTGCTGCTGTTCTCCAGCAAATTCAGTTGGGAAGATCGGTGATTTTAGAAATTGAATTGGCCGGGGCCAGACAAATCAAAGCTTCTTACCCTGACGCCTTAAGCATTTTTATTTTGCCTCCTTCATTTCTAGAATTAGAAAACCGCATCCGAGCAAGAGGACAAGATTCGGATGAAGCCATCACTCGTCGTCTTAACCGAGCTAAGGAAGAAATTAAAGCCGCTTCAGAATTTGATATTCAAATTGTCAATGATGACTTCGCTACAACCTTAAATGAACTGGAAACTATTTTAAAAACTATTTCAAGTTTTTCACAGCTTTGA
- a CDS encoding photosystem I reaction center subunit XI, which produces MAQAANKSKNLPSDPRNQQTVRAAGGNPQDGNLETPINSSPLVKWFIGNLPAYRPGLTPFRRGLEVGMAHGYLLFGPFDKLGPLRDSANANLAGLLGSVGLVIILTACLSLYANSNPAPALASVTVTKVPGDAFNSKESWNNFTSAFLIGGIGGAVVAFFLTLNSGIIQGLIG; this is translated from the coding sequence ATGGCACAAGCAGCAAATAAATCTAAAAATCTCCCCAGTGATCCCAGAAATCAGCAAACTGTAAGAGCAGCTGGTGGTAATCCCCAGGATGGAAATTTGGAAACCCCAATTAACTCATCCCCTTTGGTTAAGTGGTTTATTGGCAACTTACCTGCTTATAGACCTGGCTTAACTCCTTTTAGACGAGGACTGGAAGTGGGTATGGCACATGGCTACTTACTCTTTGGGCCTTTTGATAAGTTAGGTCCCCTACGTGATTCTGCCAATGCCAATTTAGCTGGATTATTGGGCAGTGTGGGTTTAGTTATCATTCTTACCGCATGTCTGTCTCTGTATGCTAATAGCAATCCTGCTCCAGCGCTAGCGAGTGTAACTGTGACCAAAGTTCCAGGAGACGCATTTAACTCCAAAGAAAGTTGGAATAACTTCACCAGTGCGTTCTTAATTGGTGGTATTGGTGGTGCTGTAGTTGCTTTCTTTTTGACCCTGAACTCTGGAATTATCCAAGGTTTAATTGGTTAA
- the psaJ gene encoding photosystem I reaction center subunit IX, which translates to MADKSDQSSYLIKFISTAPVAATIWLTITAGILIEFNRFFPDLLFHPLP; encoded by the coding sequence ATGGCTGATAAAAGCGATCAATCATCCTACCTAATCAAGTTCATTTCCACAGCTCCCGTAGCAGCTACAATTTGGCTGACTATCACAGCGGGTATTCTCATCGAATTTAACCGCTTTTTCCCTGACCTACTGTTCCACCCCCTACCCTAG
- a CDS encoding photosystem I reaction center protein PsaF, subunit III codes for MRRLFALILAIGLWFNFAPQAHALGANLVPCKDSPAFQDLALNARNTTADPESGKKRFERYSQALCGPEGYPHLIVDGRLDRAGDFLIPSILFLYIAGWIGWVGRAYLQAIKKEADSEQKEIQIDLGLALPIITTGFAWPAAAIKEFLSGELTAKDSEITVSPR; via the coding sequence ATGCGACGATTGTTTGCTTTGATTTTAGCGATTGGTCTCTGGTTCAATTTTGCCCCTCAGGCCCACGCCCTGGGTGCCAACCTTGTTCCTTGTAAAGACTCTCCCGCTTTTCAAGATCTGGCTCTAAATGCCCGTAATACCACTGCTGATCCCGAATCTGGGAAAAAACGGTTTGAACGATATTCACAGGCTCTATGTGGTCCTGAGGGCTATCCTCACCTAATTGTTGACGGTCGTTTAGATCGTGCAGGGGACTTTTTAATTCCTAGTATTCTTTTCCTTTACATTGCTGGTTGGATTGGTTGGGTAGGCCGTGCTTATTTACAAGCAATCAAAAAAGAAGCTGATAGCGAGCAAAAAGAGATCCAAATTGATCTGGGTTTAGCACTACCCATTATCACCACTGGGTTTGCTTGGCCAGCAGCAGCGATTAAAGAATTTCTCTCTGGTGAATTAACTGCTAAGGACTCGGAAATTACCGTTTCTCCTCGCTAG
- the tsaD gene encoding tRNA (adenosine(37)-N6)-threonylcarbamoyltransferase complex transferase subunit TsaD gives MTTILAIETSCDETAVAIVKNRYVKSSVIASQIPLHQQYGGVVPEVASRQHLETINQVIAQALDDSLMEWGEIDGVAATCAPGLVGALLVGLTAGKTLAMVHEKPFLGVHHLEGHIYATYLAEPDLNPPFLSLLVSGGHTSLIYVQDCGKYETLGQTVDDAAGEAFDKVARLLGLAYPGGPIIDQLAQMGNPHAFSLPEGKISLPQGGYHPYNSSFSGLKTAVLRLVQQFQKDGEKIPVADIAASFQATLAKALTKRAIACAYNYGIKTIAVGGGVAANSGLRQHLQAAAREHNLRVLFPPLKFCTDNAAMIGCAASDHLLRGHRSNLTLGVHSRLPVTQVMDLYKV, from the coding sequence ATGACAACTATATTAGCTATCGAAACCAGTTGTGATGAGACTGCTGTGGCTATCGTTAAAAATCGTTACGTGAAAAGCAGTGTCATAGCTTCCCAGATTCCTCTCCATCAGCAGTATGGTGGAGTGGTTCCAGAGGTGGCTTCTAGACAACATTTAGAAACAATTAATCAGGTAATAGCACAGGCCCTAGATGACAGTTTGATGGAATGGGGAGAAATTGATGGTGTTGCTGCTACTTGTGCCCCCGGACTGGTGGGAGCTTTATTAGTGGGTCTCACTGCTGGAAAAACTTTGGCTATGGTCCATGAAAAGCCTTTTTTGGGAGTTCACCACCTAGAAGGTCATATTTATGCTACCTATTTGGCTGAACCTGATTTGAATCCCCCCTTTCTTAGCTTACTTGTTTCTGGTGGACATACAAGCTTGATTTATGTTCAAGATTGTGGTAAGTACGAAACTTTAGGACAAACTGTTGATGATGCTGCAGGTGAGGCCTTTGATAAGGTGGCTCGCTTATTGGGCTTAGCTTATCCCGGGGGCCCAATTATTGACCAGTTGGCACAAATGGGCAATCCTCATGCTTTCTCTTTGCCAGAAGGCAAAATTTCTTTGCCCCAAGGTGGTTATCACCCCTATAATTCTAGTTTTAGTGGTCTAAAAACAGCTGTGTTAAGGCTTGTGCAACAATTTCAAAAAGATGGGGAAAAAATACCTGTAGCAGATATTGCTGCCAGCTTTCAAGCAACTCTGGCTAAAGCCTTGACTAAAAGAGCGATCGCCTGTGCATATAATTATGGTATAAAAACAATTGCCGTAGGTGGTGGTGTGGCAGCTAACAGTGGGCTTAGACAACACTTACAAGCTGCTGCCAGAGAGCATAATCTCCGGGTTCTTTTCCCCCCCTTAAAATTCTGTACTGATAATGCTGCTATGATTGGTTGTGCTGCATCTGACCATCTGTTACGTGGTCACCGGTCTAATTTGACTTTAGGGGTTCATTCCCGACTACCTGTGACTCAGGTGATGGATTTATATAAAGTTTAA
- a CDS encoding alpha/beta fold hydrolase, which translates to MAKIEIHGVPHAYELTVPTSHPETLVFIHGWLNSRSYWQPLISRISLDFQCLSYDLRGFGESQCQSCDQPDNSHEHSPYSTGAYSQDLITLLELLSISRVWLIGHSWGGTIALRTALQLPNLVQGVICINAGGGIYLKEAFERFRATGQKFLQIRPRWLYQLPLIDLFFTRTNVARPLDRHWARQRIMDFIIADPQSAIGTLMSSTTEEEVNSLPQLVSQIKQPVYFLTGANDKVIEPKYVRHLASFHWLFQYVGDNVIEIPNCGHLAMLEQPDAVSQHIISIITG; encoded by the coding sequence ATGGCAAAAATAGAAATACATGGCGTTCCACACGCCTACGAATTAACAGTCCCTACCTCCCACCCTGAAACCCTGGTGTTTATCCACGGTTGGCTAAATAGTCGTAGCTATTGGCAACCGCTAATTTCCCGTATCTCCCTTGATTTTCAGTGTCTGTCATACGATTTGCGGGGTTTTGGGGAATCTCAATGCCAATCCTGTGATCAACCCGATAACTCCCATGAGCATTCTCCCTATTCCACTGGGGCCTATTCTCAAGACCTAATTACTCTCCTGGAATTACTGAGTATTTCTAGAGTTTGGCTAATTGGTCATTCCTGGGGAGGTACAATTGCTTTAAGAACCGCATTGCAATTGCCAAACTTGGTTCAAGGTGTAATTTGTATTAATGCTGGTGGTGGAATTTACTTGAAAGAGGCCTTTGAGCGGTTTCGTGCCACCGGTCAAAAGTTTCTCCAAATACGACCTCGTTGGCTTTACCAACTCCCTTTAATTGATTTGTTTTTTACTAGAACTAATGTGGCACGTCCTTTGGATCGGCACTGGGCCCGTCAAAGAATTATGGATTTTATCATCGCTGATCCTCAATCAGCTATAGGAACACTTATGAGTTCCACAACTGAAGAGGAAGTGAATAGTTTACCTCAGTTAGTTTCACAGATAAAACAGCCAGTTTACTTTTTAACGGGCGCTAATGATAAGGTAATAGAACCTAAGTATGTACGTCATTTGGCCAGCTTTCATTGGCTGTTTCAATATGTTGGCGATAATGTGATTGAAATTCCCAATTGTGGCCACCTGGCCATGCTAGAGCAACCGGATGCAGTTAGTCAACATATTATTTCAATTATTACTGGTTAA
- a CDS encoding GNAT family N-acetyltransferase produces the protein MGFWKTWFTNSNSVATTKTGTFDEYARGRNSSVSGDTIVFSTERDIDLYELEELCDAVGWSRRPLRKVKRAIDHSFLVASMWQIGGSKKRLIGFARATSDHAFNATIWDVVVHPDFQNQGLGKALMKFVLKKLRNEEISNVTLFADAHVVDFYRTMGFIPDPEGIKGMFWYP, from the coding sequence ATGGGTTTTTGGAAAACTTGGTTTACTAATTCCAACTCTGTAGCGACAACTAAAACCGGCACATTTGATGAGTATGCACGGGGACGTAATTCTAGCGTCAGTGGCGATACCATTGTCTTCAGCACTGAACGAGATATTGATCTATACGAACTGGAAGAACTCTGTGATGCGGTTGGTTGGTCGCGCCGTCCCCTAAGAAAAGTGAAAAGAGCCATTGACCATAGCTTCCTCGTAGCCTCCATGTGGCAAATAGGAGGGAGCAAAAAGCGGTTAATTGGTTTTGCTCGTGCTACGTCAGATCATGCTTTTAATGCCACTATTTGGGATGTGGTAGTTCATCCAGACTTCCAAAATCAAGGTTTGGGTAAGGCATTGATGAAATTTGTTCTCAAAAAACTCAGAAACGAGGAAATTAGTAATGTGACTCTTTTTGCTGATGCCCATGTGGTCGATTTCTACCGCACTATGGGGTTTATCCCAGACCCAGAGGGGATTAAGGGGATGTTCTGGTATCCTTAA
- the petM gene encoding cytochrome b6-f complex subunit PetM, which yields MGGEILNAGILSFGLIFAGWAIGALLLKIQGAGE from the coding sequence ATGGGCGGGGAAATTTTAAATGCAGGCATTTTGTCCTTCGGACTGATTTTCGCTGGTTGGGCTATCGGTGCCCTACTGCTGAAAATTCAGGGAGCAGGAGAATAG